Proteins from a genomic interval of Microbacterium esteraromaticum:
- the rfbA gene encoding glucose-1-phosphate thymidylyltransferase RfbA, which translates to MKGIILAGGSGTRLHPVTLGVSKQLVPVYDKPMVYYPLSTLMLAGIDDILVITTPHDAAHFERLLGDGSQFGIRLSFAQQPSPDGLAQAFTIGADFIGDDSVALVLGDNLLYGPGLGAQLGRFRDVDGGAVFAYWVAEPQAYGVVEFDRHGRAVSLEEKPAAPKSNYAVPGLYFYDNDVVEIARSLKPSARGEYEITDVNREYLRRGKLNVDVLPRGTAWLDTGTFDQMTDAAEYVRTIERRTGMKIGAPEEIAWRQGFLSNDQLRERAEKLVKSGYGTYLLELLERGER; encoded by the coding sequence ATGAAGGGGATCATTCTCGCCGGCGGCTCTGGGACCCGCCTGCATCCGGTCACGCTCGGGGTCTCGAAACAGCTGGTACCGGTCTACGACAAGCCGATGGTTTACTATCCGCTGTCGACGCTGATGCTGGCCGGCATCGACGACATCCTGGTGATCACGACACCGCATGACGCCGCGCACTTCGAACGCTTGCTCGGCGACGGCTCGCAGTTCGGCATCCGCCTGTCGTTCGCACAGCAGCCTTCACCCGACGGACTGGCACAAGCCTTCACGATCGGCGCTGACTTCATCGGTGATGATTCGGTCGCCCTCGTTCTCGGCGACAACCTGCTCTACGGACCCGGACTGGGCGCCCAGCTGGGTCGGTTCCGTGACGTCGACGGCGGCGCCGTGTTCGCCTACTGGGTCGCCGAACCGCAGGCGTACGGCGTGGTCGAATTCGACCGGCACGGGCGGGCAGTGTCGCTGGAAGAGAAGCCGGCCGCGCCCAAGAGCAACTACGCCGTGCCAGGGCTGTACTTCTACGACAACGATGTGGTCGAGATCGCCCGGTCGCTGAAGCCCAGCGCGCGCGGCGAGTACGAGATCACGGACGTGAACCGCGAGTACCTGCGGCGCGGCAAGCTCAACGTCGATGTGCTGCCCCGGGGAACGGCCTGGCTTGATACCGGTACGTTCGATCAGATGACTGACGCTGCCGAGTATGTGCGCACGATCGAGCGACGCACGGGCATGAAGATCGGTGCGCCTGAAGAGATTGCGTGGCGGCAGGGGTTCCTCTCGAATGACCAGTTGCGCGAGCGCGCCGAGAAGCTGGTCAAGTCGGGGTACGGCACGTATCTGCTGGAGCTGTTGGAAAGGGGCGAGCGTTGA